The Dreissena polymorpha isolate Duluth1 chromosome 9, UMN_Dpol_1.0, whole genome shotgun sequence genome contains the following window.
atatatttatcgAATGAACAAAGAGCCTTCTCGTGTTAAGCTCGAACCTTAAAACATTAAAGAAATGCAAGCCATTTAAGAGATAGTTCTGATAAACTACTGCTTTTTCATTGAACTCGAATCATCAGAGATACGTAAAGTCCACGATTTTGAGAAATTCTCTCAGATTTGCGAATCTATTCTTCGTGCTTATTCATTCGGATCCACTAGCGGGGTATTTCGTTTTTTCGTATTTTATTGGCTGTAGATAATTTGTCAATAAATGTCAAAATCGGGGTTAGACAGCTACGCTGAAAAAGTTTAATCGCACGTATTTCCTATACAGCGGCCCCATACGCGGACTATTGGGTTGTGGACACCGATTACGAGACATACACACTGGTCTTCTCCTGCGTTGACATTGTGGGTGTCAGCCATCTTGAATTTGCTTGGATTCTTGCCCGGAAGTCATCGATTGACCAGTCAGTGCGCGACAAGCTCTACCAGACGCTTGAATCCTTCGGAGTGAAATCCCAGCACTTCATGGACGATGATAAGacagattgtcattaaatgttaaTAACTGCTTGAAATAATATCTGGTTGTATTGTTCTTATCAAACTTAGATTTTCAGATTAACCGTAACTATGGAACAAGTAACAAATCAGAATGAAGTATTTATAGAtgcaaattatttaatatttgacgTCATATTATTACGTCAGTAAGGTGTAAATCTAGATGAAGAAAATATCATAGACATGGTGATATTTGCATTTCGtgtatttaagaaatattttcacACTCTATTTCATTCGCATTACGGCGGTGAAATGGCGTCTTTAAATATTTAACGTTTAACgttaaaacgtacattaatcgtgaCAAAAGTGTACAAGCACGAGGGCTGTGTGTATGCCTATAACTTAGCAGCCGAACTCTCTCTACGAATATAATTAGTATATAAGTCTTCCTTCATCACTCCGAAAAAGTGCCGGTCTAGTTTCATGTTCCCCCGGGCTTTCTGCAAAGTAACCAGTGCTTCTGACATCAGGGAGGGGGCTGGTACCGCCCTGTCAATGATTCCCAGAGCCACGCCTCTTTTGGCATCAAGCCGCTTGCCGAAAACAAGCGCTTCTCTTTGTGAGATCACACAAGGTACCTTTAATCTGAAGTCAAGCGTagaagataaaaaataaaatgttctaACAATTTATAACGACCAGCATTTTTCGGCAGAATAACATATTAAAAGATGGAAGCTAGTTGCAAAACCAATTGTTTACTTACGAACATTGATAAGTAAAACATTGTAGGCGTATACAAATTAAAGCGTACTATctagaaaagaaaacaaacaacaatcagAGCAAACTGCTTGtaagaaaaacatacattttcaatGAATTTGATATtcttaaaatcaaatttaaacattcaaaaaccGGCTATTAATTGATACGTGTTAAGAAATGGTGTTTTGTCGCATCGGAGAAACAAAGTACCGGTAGATCGCGAGAATCACGCTCTTAATTAAAGCGCACTGCTGCAAACTATTGACCCTGCCGCCAAACAAAACATACGGGTCCTTTATTACAACCGTGTTTTTAAGAAATCGggtatatacatataataaccCTTACATTTTATGGAATTAGTTGTCATTACATATGAATTTATTATGATGTATCCTTACTTCAATTGTTCAAAATGTTCAGTATAGCGCTTAACATAACAGTGGAACTTTGTAACAAAACATAGAATTAATGTTACAAAAATATGACCGGAATGCGTTAGAGGATCATAATGAGTAACATACTTAAAAATATCAACCATAGTCTTCGTGAAGGGAAGTTTCATGTGAACTTCTGGCCATTGGACCCACCCGCGGTCCTCGCGCATCAATCGGAAGTCATGAACGAGCGCTATGAACGCCCCTTCCGCTATGGCGTGACCTTGAGTAAACGTGAAGAAATGTGACGTGTATGTGACAATATAGGGATactacacgttttcgagggcatgatcatctgcgggcactcgggcaggaacggattttgagagcgcccgcagatgatcatatccgagaaaatgtgtattttcgctattattgcataaacaaatcacacataccaaaataattttaactaGCAGTGaaatcaatatgttttgttcattcgacatcgacaacataattcgattatttcaatacagtatAAGGTTGTGTTtaacatatgcctcactcggtcatcatccgaaatgacgagctTTACCtttggataggcagttttcgatttaaaatgtgtttaaacagtggattaatgcaaagttgaaatacaGCCGCGAAAAGTTAAAAATGAGGAACTATtatggaatttacagcaggaacgttgaaggtacataaacacttacatttacagcatagtcttttgaaagtggtgactgttgagtaaataaccttaactttattgacgttgccaatacaataaagctgttgtcaagagagtgcagatggtataacttgaaaagtggattgaaatagtcattatccctgcatgcatgaggaaactggtgcttattcagttccccatttatgcttgaaagtcgtcgaaggctggagaagggaagtaactgcgcgtggaccagattatggatatgaaaaacacataacagggcttgaacggcacgtgaatcgcattgttaatacacgatttctcccgttcaagccctccttttgccaagtttctgcaccccgccagagggcattatagatagagtttatgcaataataagtAATGTGTCATTAAATATAAGTCTCGTTCTAGAAAAACGTGGCTTcgtgcatgtgcgaaaagtgtcgtcccagataaggctgTACATTATATTTTCATGGATTGTTTTTAAAGGAAATagcttcttaaagaaaatccagcTGAGGCGGAAAGTGACgaccttgataagcctgtgcggactgcacaggctattcttagACGACTTCACAGAGCGAGGCAAATATTTAACAGATAATAGGTAGAGTTACAGTTTTTAGGAATTGAAAAAACCGGTTTCTcctacaaaaaatattttgaacaggTTTTGGTAAAATCTTAAATAAGTATTCgctaaaatatgttttcaaatttaatccacatttaaataatataacacattATTTACTCCCCGggatgaacattttaaaaacttgttcgTATTAAATCATTTCCGAACATTATGCTACTGGTAAAAGGAGGTGCAAATATTACAAAATACTATAATTATATTCACAGTTTGCTGAGAAACAAATACAAATCATGGtaaaaaccaggcttaatgcatgtgcgtaaagacacTGTCCGCTTTAATGCTATTTCTCGGATAAAAAAGTCTCTCTTAAACGAAAAtgcagtatcatcccagataagcttgtgcagttcgcTGAGCagaggagagacttcctttaaacaaaaaatacaattaaagcggaaaatgtcgtcccttattatcCTGCCCCgattgcacaggttaatatgtgacgacatttaacgcacatacatgtagacccattttcccagagcgaggctcaactgAACCTGATTCATTGCATAATCCGTTGGAATGATCAGTCCATAGCATTGGGGTCGTGCATCTCGTTTCTTAAGCGCAGATTTTAAAACGGCAGTTTATACATTGAAACACGTCAACTAGTATTGAATTCTCGCTTCCTCTCATATAAACCTTAAACAAAACTTCTACACATGCTTTCGTTAAAAAGTTCGCGCCGGGTTGGAAGTAAGTTAGTTATTATCAGATGACCATACCGTGATGACACTGTTCAAACACCGGTGCAATAAGTTCGTAAATTGCATCTAGTGTAAATAGATATCTTGCCGAGGTTCTGAACTAGTAGCGCTAGACTAA
Protein-coding sequences here:
- the LOC127845525 gene encoding uncharacterized protein LOC127845525 isoform X1 gives rise to the protein MDFVGLSVRLTDEDVAVVTMCNGDNTFTLDYVRTWNQALDFIDTHPKIVGIITTGEGRSFSTGLDVDWLKAQTAQALDEYHEALHKLYKRILAIGITTVAAVNGHAIAEGAFIALVHDFRLMREDRGWVQWPEVHMKLPFTKTMVDIFKLKVPCVISQREALVFGKRLDAKRGVALGIIDRAVPAPSLMSEALVTLQKARGNMKLDRHFFGVMKEDLYTNYIRRESSAAKL
- the LOC127845525 gene encoding uncharacterized protein LOC127845525 isoform X2, with amino-acid sequence MGPAIRNHPKIVGIITTGEGRSFSTGLDVDWLKAQTAQALDEYHEALHKLYKRILAIGITTVAAVNGHAIAEGAFIALVHDFRLMREDRGWVQWPEVHMKLPFTKTMVDIFKLKVPCVISQREALVFGKRLDAKRGVALGIIDRAVPAPSLMSEALVTLQKARGNMKLDRHFFGVMKEDLYTNYIRRESSAAKL